In the genome of Candidatus Ruthia magnifica str. Cm (Calyptogena magnifica), one region contains:
- a CDS encoding TusE/DsrC/DsvC family sulfur relay protein, protein MELERTGNGYLVDPTIWTEDIMHEMAKEDDIELTESMVNQILIARKYFEENSSVPPIRTFAKVIGIDKKILFKEWLTGPMKPITKYGGMPQPTGCV, encoded by the coding sequence ATGGAGCTAGAGAGAACAGGCAATGGCTACTTAGTTGATCCAACAATTTGGACAGAAGACATTATGCATGAAATGGCCAAAGAAGATGATATTGAATTAACTGAAAGTATGGTTAATCAAATTCTTATAGCCAGAAAATATTTTGAGGAAAATTCATCAGTACCACCCATCAGAACCTTTGCCAAAGTTATTGGTATTGATAAAAAAATCCTATTTAAGGAATGGTTAACTGGCCCAATGAAGCCTATTACCAAATACGGTGGTATGCCCCAACCAACGGGTTGTGTTTAA
- the alaS gene encoding alanine--tRNA ligase, with protein MKTAQIRQKFLDYFESKGHTIESSASLIPHNDKTLLFVNAGMVLFKDVFSGVEKRPYMRAVSVQRCVRAGGKHNDLENVGYTARHHTFFEMLGNFSFGDYFKREAIYYAWEFLTKELNLPKEKLWVSVFEEDDEAENIWINEIGFPKNRISRCGTKDNFWQMGDTGPCGPSSEIFYDYGEHIAGGPPGHADEDGDRYIEIWNLVFTQFDKQEDGHLKPLAVPCVDTGMGLERLAAVLQHKNNNYDTDGFQSLVKAIVNLTPKSNNIKNNNASVRVIADHIRSTAFMIVDGVNPSNEGRGYVLRRIIRRGIRHGHKMGIDKVFFYRLAPVLALEFKDAYPELKQALPKVEKVLKREEQRFSQTLDQGMRLLEDAITNLNGSEIDGKTVFKLYDTYGFPIDLTADIARERHLTIDMLGFEFEMTRQRDRARQAGDFKISKKNVDIIGVTEFLGYEQLENISSILALVKNSKLVEEIKAGEYGIVVLAQSSFYAESGGQVGDSGVLSNAKIEFKVDHTNKQKSGVFEHYGVLNKGVLKVGDTIQANVDKKSRKCIARNHSATHLLHAALRIVLGETVTQKGSLVDSEKLRFDFSHDEVITKSDINKIEGMINRKILGNTKVHTDIINIENAKKKDAIALFGEKYSDTVRVLTMGKDDFSVELCGGTHVKQLGDIGLFRITSESGVSAGVRRIEALTGYDAYQFDNQMQNSLSEISQMTKSNNAQVVEKVTQFIKQQKELEEQITIFQKQLTSNQGDDLIGQVQEVRNIKLLSTVVEGSSGKDLRNIADKLKDKLGSAVIVLAVVSNDKVSLVVGVTKDLTKRYQAVKILNYVAEQIGGKGGGRPDMAQGGGTQPEYLAKALASVKSLI; from the coding sequence ATGAAAACTGCACAAATTAGACAAAAATTCTTAGATTATTTTGAGTCAAAAGGTCATACGATTGAGTCTAGTGCATCACTTATTCCTCATAATGATAAAACTTTATTGTTCGTTAATGCAGGTATGGTGCTGTTTAAGGATGTATTTAGTGGCGTGGAAAAGCGTCCATATATGCGTGCTGTATCGGTTCAACGTTGCGTGCGTGCTGGCGGCAAACACAATGATCTTGAAAATGTTGGCTATACAGCACGCCACCATACTTTTTTTGAAATGTTGGGTAATTTTAGTTTTGGTGATTATTTTAAACGTGAAGCTATTTATTATGCTTGGGAATTTCTGACAAAAGAGTTAAACCTACCCAAGGAAAAACTTTGGGTGAGTGTGTTTGAAGAGGACGATGAAGCAGAAAATATTTGGATCAATGAAATTGGCTTTCCTAAAAACCGAATCTCTCGTTGTGGTACTAAAGATAATTTTTGGCAAATGGGTGATACAGGCCCGTGTGGTCCATCAAGTGAGATTTTTTATGATTATGGTGAGCATATTGCCGGTGGCCCACCAGGGCATGCTGATGAAGATGGTGACCGATATATTGAAATATGGAACTTAGTATTTACACAATTTGATAAACAAGAAGATGGTCATTTAAAACCATTAGCTGTACCTTGTGTAGATACAGGCATGGGTTTGGAACGTTTAGCCGCTGTGTTACAACATAAGAATAACAATTACGATACAGATGGTTTTCAAAGTCTTGTTAAGGCTATTGTAAACCTAACACCTAAATCCAATAATATTAAAAATAATAATGCCTCGGTGCGTGTGATTGCTGATCATATTCGTTCTACTGCTTTTATGATTGTTGATGGCGTCAACCCTTCAAATGAAGGCAGGGGTTACGTACTTCGTCGTATTATTCGCCGTGGTATTCGTCATGGACATAAGATGGGTATTGACAAAGTATTTTTTTACCGTTTGGCGCCAGTATTGGCATTGGAATTCAAAGATGCTTATCCGGAATTAAAACAAGCTTTACCTAAAGTTGAAAAGGTACTAAAGCGTGAAGAACAACGTTTTTCACAAACGTTAGACCAAGGTATGAGACTCTTAGAAGATGCAATCACCAATCTTAATGGTAGTGAGATTGATGGTAAAACAGTTTTTAAACTTTACGATACTTATGGTTTTCCAATAGATTTAACAGCAGACATTGCTCGTGAGCGTCATTTAACCATTGACATGTTAGGTTTTGAGTTTGAAATGACCAGACAAAGAGACCGCGCTCGACAAGCAGGAGATTTTAAAATATCTAAAAAAAATGTTGATATCATAGGAGTAACTGAGTTTTTAGGTTATGAACAATTGGAGAATATTTCTTCAATTCTAGCACTTGTTAAAAATAGTAAATTGGTTGAAGAAATTAAAGCAGGTGAATATGGAATTGTAGTTTTAGCTCAGTCAAGTTTTTATGCTGAGTCAGGTGGCCAAGTTGGCGATAGCGGCGTTCTGTCTAATGCAAAAATTGAGTTTAAAGTGGATCATACAAATAAACAAAAATCAGGCGTATTTGAACATTATGGCGTTTTAAACAAGGGCGTTTTAAAAGTGGGTGATACAATACAAGCCAATGTTGATAAAAAATCTCGTAAATGTATTGCTAGAAATCATTCAGCAACACATTTATTACATGCCGCACTTCGCATTGTTCTGGGTGAGACAGTAACGCAAAAAGGTTCTTTGGTCGATAGTGAAAAACTACGTTTTGATTTCTCGCATGATGAGGTGATTACTAAATCAGACATCAATAAAATTGAAGGCATGATTAATCGTAAGATTTTAGGAAATACAAAAGTACATACCGATATTATTAATATTGAAAATGCAAAAAAAAAAGACGCAATAGCGCTATTTGGTGAAAAATATAGTGATACTGTTCGTGTTTTAACCATGGGTAAAGATGATTTTTCAGTGGAATTATGTGGCGGCACTCACGTGAAGCAACTCGGCGATATTGGACTTTTTAGAATTACTTCAGAAAGTGGTGTTTCTGCTGGTGTGCGTCGTATTGAAGCGTTAACAGGCTATGATGCGTACCAATTTGATAATCAAATGCAAAATAGCTTGAGTGAAATTTCACAAATGACCAAGTCAAACAATGCACAAGTGGTAGAAAAAGTCACACAATTTATTAAACAGCAAAAAGAATTGGAAGAACAAATTACCATTTTCCAAAAACAATTAACCAGCAATCAAGGAGATGATTTGATTGGACAAGTGCAAGAAGTGAGAAATATTAAATTACTTTCGACTGTCGTAGAAGGGTCTAGTGGCAAAGATTTGCGTAACATTGCTGATAAGCTCAAAGACAAACTAGGTTCGGCTGTTATCGTATTAGCAGTGGTAAGTAATGATAAAGTATCGTTAGTTGTAGGTGTAACGAAAGACTTAACTAAGCGGTATCAAGCTGTAAAAATTCTTAACTATGTTGCAGAACAAATTGGTGGAAAAGGTGGCGGTCGTCCAGATATGGCACAAGGCGGGGGTACTCAGCCTGAATATTTAGCCAAGGCACTTGCCTCAGTTAAATCATTAATTTAA
- the glmS gene encoding glutamine--fructose-6-phosphate transaminase (isomerizing) yields the protein MCGIVGGICKNNITPILLSGLKRLEYRGYDSAGIVVLSNDNKLSRVRVVGKVINLETSIQKQSLKIQGNIGIAHTRWATHGEPSTQNAHPHICFGTVSVVHNGIIENFLKLKQKQKEQGYDFTSDTDTEVIVHSIHQALKTSVNLLKATQKAVKIFEGAYGLGVISSEYPGHIVVAKNGSPLIIGISDEGNFIASDQVALLDITKKFIFLEEGDVADITFDSITIYNKDGRQINRSIKTSNLNSKQIDLGDYKYYMQKEIFEQPQAIRDTLESRITKNTVLLSAFGYRAKTIFKNTKHIQIIACGTSYNAGLVAKYWLEDIAKIPTNIEVASEYRYRNPIVLDNTLLITISQSGETADTLEALRSIKKRYKNIHTLTICNCAESSLTRESELILLTHAGPEISVASTKAFTTQLVSLALFSVAIGKCHKQVDKQQEASIVDGLNRLSGLIKKTLEQENKIIKLAQSFKDKFNAIFLGRGTMHAIAMEGALKLKEISYIHSEAFPAGELKHGPIALIDKDTPVIAIAPNDQLLDKLKSNLQEVKSRGSQMIVFEDEMSNVLPMKNMTVMSITHNLGRITAPIIFTIPLQLLSYHVALIKGADVDKPRNLAKSVTVE from the coding sequence ATGTGTGGAATCGTTGGCGGCATTTGTAAAAACAATATCACCCCAATTCTACTTAGTGGGTTAAAGCGCTTAGAATATCGTGGATATGATTCAGCAGGCATTGTCGTCTTGTCAAACGACAATAAACTAAGTCGTGTGCGTGTAGTAGGTAAAGTGATTAACCTTGAAACTAGTATTCAAAAACAAAGTCTAAAAATACAAGGTAATATTGGTATTGCACACACTCGTTGGGCAACCCATGGCGAACCATCAACACAAAATGCACATCCTCATATTTGTTTTGGCACTGTTAGTGTTGTACATAATGGCATTATCGAGAACTTCCTTAAACTCAAACAAAAGCAAAAAGAACAAGGTTATGATTTTACTTCAGATACCGATACTGAGGTGATTGTTCATAGCATCCATCAAGCTCTAAAAACGTCAGTAAATTTACTTAAAGCCACCCAAAAAGCTGTAAAAATCTTTGAAGGAGCTTATGGTTTAGGGGTAATATCATCAGAATACCCAGGGCATATCGTTGTTGCTAAAAATGGCTCACCACTCATTATAGGCATCAGTGATGAAGGTAATTTTATTGCCTCAGATCAGGTGGCTTTACTGGACATCACCAAGAAATTTATTTTTTTAGAAGAAGGGGATGTTGCCGATATTACGTTTGATTCAATTACTATTTACAATAAAGATGGTAGACAAATCAATAGAAGCATTAAAACTTCAAATCTTAACAGCAAACAAATTGACCTAGGTGATTATAAATATTACATGCAAAAAGAGATTTTTGAACAACCGCAAGCAATTCGTGACACGTTAGAATCACGAATTACCAAAAATACCGTGTTGCTTTCTGCCTTTGGTTATCGTGCTAAAACCATTTTCAAAAATACAAAGCACATTCAAATTATTGCTTGTGGTACTAGTTATAACGCAGGCTTAGTCGCTAAATACTGGCTTGAAGACATTGCAAAAATACCAACTAATATTGAAGTGGCCAGCGAGTATCGCTACCGTAATCCTATTGTACTTGATAACACTCTATTAATCACTATTTCTCAAAGCGGAGAAACTGCTGATACTTTAGAAGCACTAAGATCTATCAAAAAGCGTTACAAGAATATTCACACATTAACCATTTGTAATTGTGCAGAATCTTCCTTAACACGTGAATCTGAACTTATCTTATTAACCCACGCCGGCCCTGAAATTAGTGTAGCTTCTACTAAAGCCTTTACCACGCAACTGGTATCTTTAGCATTATTTTCAGTTGCCATTGGCAAATGTCATAAACAAGTGGATAAACAACAAGAAGCCTCTATTGTAGATGGTCTAAATCGCTTGTCAGGTTTGATTAAAAAAACACTTGAACAAGAAAATAAAATTATTAAACTCGCACAATCTTTTAAAGACAAGTTTAATGCCATTTTCTTAGGAAGGGGAACAATGCATGCTATTGCCATGGAGGGTGCGCTTAAACTTAAAGAAATTAGCTATATTCATTCGGAAGCTTTTCCAGCAGGTGAGCTTAAACATGGCCCTATTGCTCTAATTGATAAAGATACACCTGTTATTGCAATTGCGCCTAATGACCAACTATTAGATAAGCTCAAATCAAACTTACAAGAAGTCAAATCTCGTGGTTCACAAATGATTGTTTTTGAAGATGAAATGTCCAATGTACTTCCTATGAAAAATATGACTGTCATGTCAATTACACATAACCTTGGTAGAATTACAGCGCCTATTATTTTTACTATTCCTTTGCAACTACTAAGCTATCACGTTGCATTAATCAAAGGCGCTGATGTTGATAAACCTCGTAATCTGGCTAAATCAGTAACTGTAGAATAA
- a CDS encoding glucose-6-phosphate isomerase: MISVLGFDSDFDPCLLGRIINEKKEIGYYNLPNQDTTYVHHYLKQLNKRQDLNSIIDIVVIGIGGSSLGAKAVYHFIKPIRQLKRNLHFMDSTDPVTITNICNSINMGSTHFIVISKSGTTIETIAAYKHILAIIKSVQLSYFPFTFITDQGSLLAQHAQKVNGLIINIQQNIGGRFSLLSSSGIIPLALTGIKIDCLLKGAAKIKDSFFNQGYMQNALLKKATFYAKNSSNYNINALFSYTDSLKYFNDWYVQLWGESLGKKQENSALNVGLTPIGLTGPKDQHSFLQLLFEGTRDKSVTFIKLKTFDNHQKVPNITLEKLEALDLINQVEFSTLINMQSDALIESLKEHTRIPLDEIILQKQDEFSIGQLIYYYELLTSLVGDLLNINTYNQPGVESGKNILIKKLQQL; the protein is encoded by the coding sequence ATGATTAGCGTACTAGGTTTTGATTCTGATTTTGACCCTTGTCTTTTGGGTCGAATTATCAATGAAAAAAAAGAAATTGGTTATTATAATTTACCTAATCAAGATACTACCTATGTTCATCATTATTTAAAACAACTAAACAAAAGGCAAGATTTGAACAGCATTATTGATATTGTTGTTATCGGTATTGGTGGGTCAAGCTTAGGCGCTAAAGCGGTTTATCATTTTATTAAACCCATAAGACAATTAAAACGAAACCTGCATTTTATGGATAGTACCGACCCTGTTACTATTACCAATATTTGCAATAGTATAAACATGGGCTCAACACATTTTATTGTTATCTCTAAATCAGGCACAACTATTGAAACAATTGCGGCTTATAAGCACATTCTTGCAATAATTAAAAGCGTCCAACTCTCGTATTTTCCCTTTACTTTTATTACCGACCAAGGTTCACTACTAGCGCAACATGCTCAAAAAGTTAATGGCTTAATTATTAATATACAACAAAATATTGGTGGCAGATTTTCACTCCTAAGCAGTTCGGGTATTATCCCATTGGCATTGACAGGCATAAAAATTGATTGTTTGCTAAAAGGTGCTGCAAAAATTAAAGACAGTTTTTTTAATCAAGGTTATATGCAAAATGCATTGCTCAAAAAAGCAACTTTTTATGCCAAAAACTCTTCAAACTATAACATTAATGCCTTATTTTCTTATACCGATTCACTTAAATATTTTAATGATTGGTATGTACAATTATGGGGAGAAAGCTTGGGTAAGAAACAAGAAAACTCAGCCCTTAATGTTGGATTAACACCTATTGGACTAACTGGACCTAAAGATCAACACTCTTTTTTACAATTATTGTTTGAAGGAACCAGAGATAAAAGTGTCACCTTTATTAAACTTAAAACCTTTGACAATCACCAAAAAGTACCTAATATTACCTTAGAAAAATTAGAAGCGTTAGATCTAATTAATCAAGTTGAATTCTCAACCTTAATTAATATGCAGTCTGACGCTCTTATAGAATCCTTAAAAGAACATACAAGAATCCCACTTGATGAAATTATTTTGCAAAAACAAGATGAATTTAGTATTGGTCAACTGATTTATTACTACGAATTATTAACATCACTTGTTGGGGACTTACTCAATATTAATACTTACAATCAGCCTGGTGTAGAATCTGGCAAAAACATCCTCATTAAAAAACTACAACAATTATGA
- the galU gene encoding UTP--glucose-1-phosphate uridylyltransferase GalU, producing the protein MIKKCLFPAAGFGTRFLPATKAVPKEMLPILTKPLLQYAVKEALDAGMSNMAIVTGKGKRAIEDHFDRSLELEMQIQGTQKEVLLKEINAVCNNSTFTYVRQKQMLGLGHAILTGEPLIGNEPFAVHLADDLCTSENDNVLTQMIQMYNKYQCSIVAIEQVPMDQTHKYGVITGDLVNNTNDTYRVTSMIEKPNPKDAPTNMAIIGRYILTPDIFNILKQNKPGKDGEIQITDALLTQAKQGRVIAYKFKGKRFDCGSIQGYVEATNYFAKQQGII; encoded by the coding sequence ATGATTAAAAAATGTCTTTTCCCTGCAGCAGGCTTTGGTACTAGATTCTTACCAGCTACAAAAGCAGTACCCAAAGAAATGCTACCTATTCTGACCAAACCATTATTACAATATGCCGTAAAAGAAGCACTTGATGCTGGCATGAGCAATATGGCTATCGTCACCGGCAAAGGTAAGCGAGCCATTGAAGACCACTTTGATCGATCTTTAGAGTTGGAAATGCAAATTCAAGGTACGCAAAAAGAAGTACTATTAAAAGAAATTAATGCCGTTTGTAACAATTCTACCTTTACTTATGTCAGGCAAAAGCAAATGCTAGGATTGGGACATGCCATTCTCACTGGTGAACCGCTAATTGGTAATGAACCATTTGCTGTCCATCTAGCTGATGATTTATGCACATCAGAAAATGACAATGTACTAACTCAAATGATTCAAATGTACAACAAATATCAATGTTCAATCGTGGCTATTGAACAAGTGCCCATGGATCAAACACATAAGTACGGCGTAATTACTGGTGACTTGGTTAACAATACTAATGACACATACCGTGTTACTAGTATGATTGAAAAACCAAATCCAAAGGATGCACCCACTAATATGGCTATCATAGGTCGTTATATCTTAACGCCAGATATTTTTAACATCCTAAAACAAAATAAACCTGGCAAAGATGGTGAAATTCAAATCACCGATGCGCTACTCACCCAAGCAAAACAAGGCAGAGTGATTGCTTATAAATTTAAGGGCAAGCGGTTTGATTGCGGTAGTATCCAAGGTTATGTTGAAGCAACAAACTACTTTGCTAAACAGCAAGGTATTATTTGA